A section of the Planctomycetota bacterium genome encodes:
- a CDS encoding DNA topoisomerase IV subunit A, whose translation MAKKAAPKKSDAKAGGAALKERDRVTLGKLTGLASTVAKTAKAGKEPRLDIPLRTKSNTTWSKKQKILQMGDATAERELFNLNQAKQFMQTMLHASTIKKLIDEGKTSSLRGVFYIAKHTVAGTKENTFDTQDESDPILEDLEVSLGALREELHIFAENRGVMAGNITIVDGGDVIDCRQTGRGGHGIPSIVEPDIFEFGKCEAEFVLHVEKGTVWNRFNEDRFWEKHNCILTHGGGQPPRGVRRLLQRFNQELKLPVICLLDCDPWGHYIYSVIKQGSISLAFESSRLAIPEAKFLGVRAKDFVECDLSDAVKIELKDTDIKRANEILAYPWFAEHKGWQKEIRMLLDNGFKMEVEAMLNKDISYVTETYVPERLAAEDWLE comes from the coding sequence ATGGCCAAGAAAGCCGCCCCGAAGAAGTCCGACGCCAAGGCGGGGGGCGCCGCCCTCAAGGAGCGAGACCGCGTCACCCTGGGCAAGCTCACGGGGCTGGCCTCCACGGTGGCGAAGACCGCCAAAGCCGGGAAGGAGCCCCGCCTCGACATCCCGCTGCGCACCAAGAGCAACACGACGTGGAGCAAGAAGCAGAAGATCCTGCAGATGGGCGACGCCACCGCCGAGCGCGAGCTGTTCAACCTGAACCAGGCCAAGCAGTTCATGCAGACCATGCTCCACGCGAGCACGATCAAGAAGCTCATCGACGAGGGCAAGACTTCCAGCCTGCGAGGTGTGTTCTACATCGCCAAGCACACCGTCGCGGGCACGAAGGAGAACACCTTCGACACCCAGGACGAGTCCGACCCCATCCTCGAAGACCTCGAGGTCTCGCTCGGGGCCCTGCGCGAGGAACTGCACATCTTCGCCGAGAACCGCGGCGTCATGGCCGGCAACATCACCATCGTCGACGGGGGCGATGTCATCGACTGCCGCCAGACCGGGCGGGGCGGGCACGGCATCCCCAGCATCGTCGAGCCCGACATCTTCGAGTTCGGCAAGTGCGAGGCCGAGTTCGTCCTGCATGTGGAGAAGGGCACCGTCTGGAATCGCTTCAACGAGGACCGCTTCTGGGAGAAGCACAACTGCATCCTCACCCACGGCGGGGGCCAGCCCCCCCGGGGCGTCCGGCGGCTCCTCCAGCGATTCAACCAGGAGCTCAAACTCCCCGTCATCTGCCTGCTCGACTGCGATCCCTGGGGGCACTACATCTACAGCGTCATCAAGCAGGGCTCGATCTCGCTGGCGTTCGAGTCTTCACGCCTCGCCATCCCCGAGGCGAAGTTTCTGGGCGTTCGCGCCAAGGACTTCGTCGAGTGCGATCTTTCCGACGCCGTCAAGATCGAGCTCAAGGACACCGACATCAAGCGCGCCAACGAGATCCTCGCCTACCCCTGGTTCGCCGAGCACAAGGGCTGGCAGAAGGAGATCCGCATGCTCCTCGACAACGGCTTCAAGATGGAAGTCGAAGCCATGCTTAACAAGGACATCTCGTACGTGACCGAGACGTACGTGCCCGAGCGGCTCGCCGCCGAAGACTGGCTGGAATAG
- a CDS encoding DUF1801 domain-containing protein, with the protein MAEQAKKKKKKKAKKKSAGASGGRMKKAAPRPTRSGSTHAFPSKAPASATRRSDYGEPGHVAIDRLPEPHRSIARAADAMIVRAVKGCESVVKWGNACYFKDGVAFAALARTKKGINLVLPGVGLDDPHGLLEGSGAFMRHIKLHDADMATRPGVAALVKQAVGVGFERM; encoded by the coding sequence ATGGCGGAGCAGGCGAAGAAGAAAAAGAAGAAGAAGGCGAAAAAGAAGTCCGCCGGGGCTTCGGGCGGGCGCATGAAGAAGGCGGCCCCTCGCCCCACGCGATCCGGCTCGACGCACGCCTTCCCATCGAAGGCTCCCGCGAGCGCGACGAGACGATCGGACTATGGCGAGCCCGGGCACGTCGCGATCGATCGCCTGCCCGAGCCCCATCGCTCCATCGCCCGCGCCGCCGACGCGATGATCGTGCGGGCTGTGAAAGGGTGCGAGTCAGTGGTCAAGTGGGGCAACGCGTGCTACTTCAAGGACGGGGTAGCGTTCGCCGCGCTCGCACGCACGAAGAAGGGCATCAACCTCGTGCTCCCCGGCGTGGGACTCGACGACCCGCACGGGCTGCTCGAGGGCTCCGGGGCGTTCATGCGCCACATCAAGCTCCACGACGCGGACATGGCGACGCGGCCCGGGGTGGCGGCGCTCGTCAAGCAGGCGGTCGGCGTGGGGTTCGAGCGGATGTGA
- a CDS encoding proline dehydrogenase family protein: MAFFSRKSKQPQAVVVVPAPSAGVAAGPASTGGSEARVLELGGDMLARARAHKSSLLSSRFYSDALMEWSMKDPNFKVQLFRFVDCFPMLKTPEDIYDHLTDYLSQPGVTVPGVIDAAIKAGKLAKGLAASQIGKQITGMASKFIAGTDAASALPGLKSLWDDGIAFSVDLLGEVCVSDEEADHYQRKYLDLVQNLPGAVAAWPGVARLESDHLGPIPRTNVSIKISALSARCDPIDTEGSIAEAMRRIVPILETARDRGVFVNFDMEHHALKDLTIDLFMRCRERVEFQGGLAMQAYLRSGPDDARRVCEWARRTGKQVTVRLVKGAYWDAETIKAELHGWPVPVWSEKWQTDACFERMTGVFLDACPRTAGEGGVKLALGSHNVRSIAAALAGAESRGLPHSAIEIQMLHGMADQLKYAAGEMGLRVREYVPVGEMIPGMAYLVRRLLENTSNESWLKAGFLDNADPAVLLRAPAPPAREPGAGVLTLSPEVMPERHNLSPVVPGVAPRPFFNEPLRDFADARQREAFGAAVAKATVPRIANDRTPEHAREMVARAEAAFPAWRDADPALRAAVLVRAAARMRAERDGLSGVMIKEAGKAWREADADVCEAIDFCEFYARCAVPLFQRQRLGRFIGELDEQWHQPRGVAVVIAPWNFPLAICCGMAVAALVTGNTVIVKPSEQTLGIASIMIDILRDSLREVLAEAGGARVRTDDIVQFCPGPGSRTGAALVRDPRVALIAFTGSREVGLDILNAAAPPSPFARAEGAPAPAPTHVKKVVCEMGGKNALIVDTSADFDEAVLAVRYSAFGYQGQKCSACSRCIVVDPQGPDGPAFTAFRRRLTEAMKALVIGDPTRPGTDVGPVIDADAKAKIEGYIERAKKSGLEFASLPLPPDIGAMKAGVSQSLEFVSPHVFWPVPPEHELAQEEIFGPVLAILHARDFSHALDLANASVFKLTGGVFTRKPSNIERARREFRVGNLYINRGITGALVGRHPFGGFGMSGVGTKAGGLEYLYHFVEPRNCAENTMRRGFAPEL, from the coding sequence ATGGCGTTCTTCTCGCGCAAGTCCAAGCAGCCGCAGGCGGTCGTCGTCGTTCCAGCCCCCTCCGCCGGCGTCGCTGCCGGCCCCGCCTCGACGGGCGGGAGCGAGGCGCGGGTGCTCGAACTGGGGGGCGACATGCTCGCCCGTGCGCGGGCGCACAAGTCGAGCCTGCTGTCGTCGAGGTTCTACAGCGACGCCCTGATGGAATGGTCCATGAAGGACCCCAACTTCAAGGTCCAACTGTTCCGGTTCGTCGACTGCTTCCCGATGCTCAAGACCCCCGAGGACATCTACGACCACCTGACCGACTACCTGAGCCAGCCGGGCGTCACCGTGCCGGGCGTGATCGACGCGGCGATCAAGGCGGGCAAGCTGGCGAAGGGGCTGGCGGCGTCGCAGATCGGCAAGCAGATCACGGGGATGGCGAGCAAGTTCATCGCGGGCACCGACGCCGCGAGCGCCCTGCCCGGGCTCAAGTCGCTGTGGGACGACGGGATCGCGTTCTCGGTCGACCTGCTGGGGGAGGTGTGCGTCTCGGACGAAGAGGCGGACCACTACCAGCGCAAGTACCTCGACCTGGTGCAGAACCTGCCCGGCGCGGTCGCCGCCTGGCCGGGCGTGGCGCGCCTCGAGAGCGACCACCTGGGCCCGATCCCGCGGACGAACGTCTCGATCAAGATCTCGGCGCTCTCGGCCCGGTGCGACCCGATCGACACCGAGGGCTCGATCGCCGAGGCGATGCGCCGCATCGTGCCGATCCTCGAGACGGCGCGCGACCGGGGCGTGTTCGTGAACTTCGACATGGAGCACCACGCGCTCAAGGACCTCACGATCGACCTGTTCATGCGCTGCCGCGAGCGGGTGGAGTTCCAGGGCGGGCTGGCGATGCAGGCGTACCTGCGCAGCGGGCCCGACGACGCGCGCCGGGTGTGCGAGTGGGCGCGCCGCACGGGCAAGCAGGTCACGGTGCGCCTGGTGAAGGGCGCGTACTGGGACGCCGAGACGATCAAGGCCGAACTGCACGGCTGGCCCGTGCCGGTCTGGAGCGAGAAGTGGCAGACCGACGCGTGCTTCGAGCGCATGACGGGTGTCTTCCTCGACGCGTGCCCGCGCACCGCCGGTGAGGGGGGCGTGAAGCTGGCCCTGGGCAGCCACAACGTGCGGTCGATCGCCGCGGCGCTCGCGGGCGCCGAATCTCGCGGCCTGCCGCACAGCGCGATCGAGATCCAGATGCTGCACGGCATGGCCGACCAGCTCAAGTACGCCGCGGGCGAGATGGGCCTGCGCGTGCGCGAGTACGTCCCCGTGGGCGAGATGATCCCGGGGATGGCGTACCTCGTGCGCCGGCTGCTGGAGAACACGAGCAACGAGAGCTGGCTGAAGGCCGGGTTCCTCGACAACGCCGACCCCGCCGTGCTGCTGCGCGCCCCCGCCCCGCCCGCGCGCGAGCCCGGCGCGGGCGTGCTGACGCTCTCGCCGGAGGTGATGCCCGAGCGGCACAACCTCTCGCCGGTCGTGCCGGGCGTCGCGCCCCGCCCGTTCTTCAACGAGCCCCTGCGCGACTTCGCCGACGCCAGGCAGCGCGAGGCGTTCGGGGCGGCGGTGGCGAAGGCCACCGTGCCGCGCATCGCCAACGACCGCACGCCCGAGCACGCGCGCGAGATGGTCGCCCGCGCCGAGGCCGCGTTCCCCGCCTGGCGCGACGCCGACCCGGCGCTCCGCGCCGCGGTGCTCGTGCGTGCCGCCGCCCGCATGCGCGCCGAGCGCGACGGCCTATCGGGCGTCATGATCAAGGAGGCCGGCAAGGCCTGGCGCGAGGCCGACGCCGACGTCTGCGAGGCCATCGACTTCTGCGAGTTCTACGCGCGCTGCGCCGTGCCGCTGTTCCAGCGCCAGCGCCTCGGCAGGTTCATCGGCGAGCTCGACGAGCAGTGGCACCAGCCCCGGGGCGTCGCGGTCGTCATCGCGCCGTGGAACTTCCCGCTCGCGATCTGCTGCGGCATGGCCGTCGCCGCCCTCGTCACCGGCAACACCGTCATCGTGAAGCCCAGCGAGCAGACGCTAGGCATCGCGAGCATCATGATCGACATCCTGCGCGATTCGCTGCGCGAGGTGCTGGCCGAGGCCGGCGGCGCCCGCGTGCGCACCGACGACATCGTGCAGTTCTGCCCGGGCCCGGGCAGCAGGACGGGCGCGGCACTCGTCCGCGACCCGCGCGTGGCGCTCATCGCCTTCACCGGCTCGCGCGAGGTCGGGCTCGACATCCTCAACGCCGCCGCGCCGCCGTCGCCCTTCGCCCGCGCCGAGGGCGCGCCCGCCCCGGCGCCGACGCACGTCAAGAAGGTCGTCTGCGAGATGGGCGGCAAGAACGCGCTGATCGTCGACACGAGCGCCGACTTCGACGAGGCCGTCCTCGCCGTGCGGTACTCCGCGTTCGGCTACCAGGGGCAGAAGTGCTCGGCCTGCTCGCGCTGCATCGTGGTGGACCCGCAGGGGCCCGACGGCCCGGCGTTCACCGCGTTCCGCCGCCGGCTCACCGAGGCCATGAAGGCCCTGGTCATCGGCGACCCCACCCGCCCCGGGACGGACGTCGGCCCGGTGATCGACGCCGACGCGAAGGCCAAGATCGAGGGGTACATCGAGCGGGCGAAGAAGTCGGGGCTGGAGTTCGCGTCGCTGCCGCTGCCGCCGGACATCGGGGCGATGAAGGCGGGCGTTTCGCAATCGCTGGAGTTCGTCTCGCCGCACGTCTTCTGGCCCGTGCCGCCCGAGCACGAACTGGCGCAGGAAGAGATCTTCGGCCCGGTGCTGGCGATCCTGCACGCGCGCGATTTTTCGCACGCGCTCGACCTCGCGAACGCCAGCGTCTTCAAGCTGACGGGCGGGGTGTTCACGCGCAAGCCCTCGAACATCGAGCGGGCCCGGCGTGAGTTCCGCGTCGGCAACCTCTACATCAACCGGGGCATCACCGGCGCGCTCGTGGGCCGCCACCCGTTCGGCGGGTTCGGGATGTCGGGCGTGGGCACGAAGGCCGGGGGCCTCGAGTACCTGTACCACTTCGTCGAGCCGCGCAACTGCGCCGAGAACACGATGCGCCGCGGGTTCGCGCCCGAGCTGTGA